Proteins from a genomic interval of Acidimicrobiales bacterium:
- a CDS encoding ectoine synthase: protein MIVRTLDELVDTERDIVADTWRSRRLLLAKDGMGFSLHDTILRAGTITEMWYQHHLEAVYCIEGEGELEDLANGTVHRIAPGTMYALSEHDKHIVRATSDLRMVCVFNPPCTGRETHDEEGTYPLLAEEADA from the coding sequence ATGATCGTGCGCACCCTCGACGAGCTCGTCGACACCGAGCGCGACATCGTCGCCGACACGTGGCGCAGCCGTCGCCTGCTGCTGGCCAAGGACGGCATGGGGTTCTCGCTCCACGACACGATCCTGCGCGCCGGGACCATCACCGAGATGTGGTACCAGCACCACCTCGAGGCGGTGTACTGCATCGAGGGTGAGGGCGAGCTCGAGGACCTCGCCAACGGCACCGTGCACCGCATCGCCCCCGGCACGATGTACGCGCTCAGCGAGCACGACAAGCACATCGTCCGCGCCACCTCCGACCTGCGGATGGTGTGCGTGTTCAACCCGCCCTGCACGGGGAGGGAGACCCACGACGAGGAGGGCACCTACCCCCTCCTCGCCGAGGAGGCCGACGCCTGA